A genomic region of Phreatobacter oligotrophus contains the following coding sequences:
- a CDS encoding ABC transporter ATP-binding protein, producing the protein MAKPLLRVVEGSAATAAGGKPPAIAIRSLTKTYRTRDGDVPTLRPIDLDIGDGEFIAVVGPSGCGKSTLLKLVAGLLEPTSGSIEVGGKAVVEPPDDVGIVFQSPVLLAWRSVMRNIMMPVEVRGLDHATHLERAKALIKTARLEGFENKYPWQLSGGMQQRAAICRALVHDPRIVLMDEPFGALDALTRERMNLELQRIHFETRKTILLITHSIPESIFLADRVVVMSDRPGGIEAIYEVPLPRPRTLDMMATPEFAELAKKVRAHFYAQGGID; encoded by the coding sequence ATGGCGAAGCCGCTCTTGCGCGTGGTGGAAGGATCGGCGGCGACGGCCGCGGGGGGCAAGCCCCCCGCCATCGCCATCCGGTCGCTCACCAAGACCTACCGGACGCGGGACGGCGACGTCCCGACGCTCCGGCCGATCGACCTCGATATCGGCGATGGCGAGTTCATCGCCGTCGTCGGGCCCTCGGGCTGCGGCAAGTCCACGCTGCTCAAGCTCGTGGCGGGTCTGCTGGAGCCGACGAGCGGGTCGATCGAGGTCGGCGGCAAGGCGGTGGTGGAGCCGCCGGATGATGTCGGCATCGTCTTCCAGAGCCCGGTGCTGCTGGCCTGGCGGAGCGTCATGCGCAACATCATGATGCCCGTCGAGGTCCGCGGCCTCGATCACGCGACGCATCTGGAACGGGCCAAGGCGCTCATCAAGACGGCGCGGCTCGAAGGCTTCGAGAACAAGTATCCCTGGCAGCTGTCGGGCGGCATGCAGCAGCGCGCCGCCATCTGCCGCGCCCTCGTCCACGATCCCCGGATCGTGCTGATGGACGAGCCCTTCGGCGCGCTCGACGCGCTCACCCGCGAACGCATGAACCTCGAGCTGCAGCGGATCCATTTCGAGACCCGCAAGACCATCCTGCTCATCACCCACTCGATCCCGGAATCGATCTTCCTCGCCGACCGGGTGGTGGTGATGAGCGACCGCCCCGGCGGCATCGAGGCGATCTACGAGGTGCCCCTGCCCCGTCCGCGAACGCTGGACATGATGGCGACGCCGGAGTTTGCCGAGCTCGCCAAGAAGGTGCGGGCGCATTTCTACGCGCAGGGGGGCATCGACTGA
- a CDS encoding Gfo/Idh/MocA family protein, whose translation MTRTLGVVMNGVTGRMGTNQHLVRSVAAIRAQGGVLMSDGSRVQLDPILIGRNADKVAALAKANGVERWSTDLDAAIADPKNHIFFDAATTQMRPTLLEKAIHAGKHIYCEKPIATNLPEALKIVKLAKDKGIKNGTVQDKLFLPGLMKLKALRDSGFFGKMLSVRGEFGYWVFEGDWQAAQRPSWNYRSEDGGGMILDMVCHWRYVLDNLFGQVKSVSCLGATHIPERWDENGKAYKATADDAAYATFELEGGVIAHMNMSWVTRVYRDDLVTFNVDGTLGSAVAGLHDCMIQPRNATPRPVWNPDQKQTIDFRSTWQKMPDNQTYDNGFKVQWEMFIRHVVEDAPYSYTLMEGAKGVQLVECALQSWKERRWIDVPKLTV comes from the coding sequence ATGACCAGGACCCTCGGCGTCGTGATGAACGGCGTGACCGGCCGCATGGGCACCAACCAGCATCTGGTGCGCTCCGTCGCCGCCATCCGCGCCCAGGGCGGCGTGCTGATGTCGGACGGCAGCCGCGTCCAGCTCGACCCGATCCTCATCGGCCGCAATGCCGACAAGGTGGCCGCGCTCGCCAAGGCCAATGGCGTCGAGCGCTGGTCGACCGACCTCGATGCCGCCATCGCCGATCCGAAGAACCACATCTTCTTCGACGCGGCGACGACGCAGATGCGCCCGACGCTGCTGGAGAAGGCCATCCATGCCGGCAAGCACATCTATTGCGAGAAGCCGATCGCCACGAACCTCCCCGAGGCGCTGAAGATCGTGAAGCTCGCCAAGGACAAGGGCATCAAGAACGGCACGGTGCAGGACAAGCTGTTCCTGCCGGGCCTGATGAAGCTCAAGGCGCTGCGCGACAGCGGCTTCTTCGGCAAGATGCTCTCGGTGCGCGGCGAGTTCGGCTACTGGGTCTTCGAGGGTGACTGGCAGGCGGCGCAGCGCCCCTCCTGGAACTACCGCTCCGAGGATGGCGGCGGCATGATCCTCGATATGGTCTGCCACTGGCGCTACGTGCTCGACAACCTGTTCGGGCAGGTGAAGTCGGTCTCCTGCCTGGGCGCGACGCATATCCCTGAGCGCTGGGACGAGAACGGCAAGGCCTACAAGGCGACCGCCGATGATGCGGCCTATGCCACCTTCGAGCTCGAGGGCGGCGTCATCGCCCACATGAACATGAGCTGGGTGACGCGCGTCTATCGCGACGACCTCGTCACCTTCAATGTCGACGGCACGCTGGGTTCGGCGGTGGCAGGGCTCCACGACTGCATGATCCAGCCGCGCAATGCCACGCCGCGGCCGGTCTGGAATCCCGACCAGAAGCAGACCATCGACTTCCGCTCGACCTGGCAGAAGATGCCGGACAACCAGACCTACGACAACGGCTTCAAGGTGCAGTGGGAGATGTTCATCCGCCACGTGGTGGAGGACGCGCCCTATTCCTACACGCTGATGGAAGGCGCCAAGGGCGTGCAGCTCGTGGAATGCGCGCTGCAGAGCTGGAAGGAGCGCCGCTGGATCGACGTTCCGAAGCTGACGGTGTGA
- a CDS encoding sugar phosphate isomerase/epimerase family protein yields MRDFSADHSLLSINTATVRQQGDLLAIIEGCVRHSIQAISPWRDQVATVGLDAAAKAVRTHGLKLSGYCRGGMFPADASKRQEARDDNRRAVDEAATLGAACLVLVVGGLPQYSRPGSAVSHDLGAARAQVEDGIGELLDYARGARMPLAIEPLHPMYAADRACVNTLDQALDICDRLDPTRSGALGVAADVYHIWWDPNLFNAIRRAGRERLLAYHVCDWLVPTRDLLTDRGMMGDGVIELKKIREAVEAEGFSGFSEVEIFSALDWWTRPMDEVLATCIERHKSVV; encoded by the coding sequence ATGCGCGATTTCTCCGCCGACCATTCGCTCCTCTCCATCAACACCGCGACGGTGCGCCAGCAGGGCGATCTCCTCGCCATCATCGAGGGCTGCGTGCGCCACAGCATCCAGGCCATCTCGCCCTGGCGTGACCAGGTGGCGACGGTCGGGCTCGACGCCGCGGCAAAGGCCGTGCGCACCCACGGCCTGAAGCTCTCCGGCTATTGCCGCGGTGGCATGTTCCCGGCCGATGCCTCGAAGAGGCAGGAGGCGCGTGACGACAACCGGCGCGCCGTCGATGAGGCGGCAACGCTGGGCGCCGCCTGCCTCGTGCTGGTCGTCGGCGGGCTGCCGCAGTACTCGCGCCCGGGCTCGGCCGTCTCGCATGATCTCGGCGCGGCGCGCGCGCAGGTCGAGGATGGCATCGGCGAGCTTCTGGACTATGCGCGAGGCGCGCGGATGCCGCTCGCCATCGAGCCGCTGCACCCGATGTATGCGGCGGACCGGGCCTGCGTGAACACGCTCGACCAGGCGCTCGACATCTGCGACCGGCTCGACCCGACGCGCTCGGGCGCACTCGGCGTCGCCGCCGACGTCTATCACATCTGGTGGGACCCGAACCTGTTCAACGCCATCCGCCGTGCGGGACGGGAGCGGCTGCTTGCCTATCACGTCTGCGACTGGCTGGTGCCGACGCGCGACCTGCTCACCGACCGCGGTATGATGGGCGATGGGGTGATCGAGCTGAAAAAGATTCGTGAGGCCGTGGAGGCCGAGGGTTTCAGCGGTTTCTCCGAGGTCGAGATCTTCTCGGCGCTGGACTGGTGGACGCGGCCGATGGACGAGGTCCTGGCGACCTGCATCGAGCGGCACAAAAGCGTGGTGTGA
- a CDS encoding TetR/AcrR family transcriptional regulator produces MTDPARHASVGIEANRGPSAAGGDTGVTEAVQKTVRKRDSAGTRARILNVATREFANRGYEGARTDDIADRARINKRMIYHYFSSKELLYLAVLEAAYERARSAEQKLDLDTLEPIEALTRFTEFTFDSFVRDRTFINLLATENRQRAKVLKKSARVNMMNSPVIDAIARIITRGHAEGTIRDGLDARQLWVTIIGICYFFFSNVYTLSVIFDADMESPEHIAERRAHVVEFVVRGVKA; encoded by the coding sequence ATGACGGACCCGGCGCGTCATGCCAGTGTCGGCATCGAGGCGAATCGCGGCCCCTCGGCCGCAGGGGGCGACACGGGCGTGACGGAGGCGGTGCAGAAGACGGTGCGCAAGCGCGACAGCGCCGGCACGCGCGCGCGCATCCTCAACGTCGCCACCCGGGAATTCGCCAACCGCGGCTATGAGGGCGCGCGGACGGATGACATCGCGGATCGCGCGCGCATCAACAAGCGCATGATCTACCACTACTTCTCCTCGAAGGAGCTGCTCTATCTGGCGGTCCTCGAGGCGGCCTATGAGCGCGCCCGCTCGGCCGAGCAGAAGCTCGATCTCGACACGCTGGAGCCCATCGAGGCGCTCACCCGCTTCACCGAGTTCACCTTCGACAGCTTCGTGCGCGACCGCACCTTCATCAATCTGCTCGCCACCGAGAACCGCCAGCGCGCCAAGGTGCTGAAGAAGTCGGCTCGGGTGAACATGATGAACTCGCCGGTGATCGACGCCATCGCGCGCATCATCACCCGTGGCCATGCCGAGGGCACCATTCGCGACGGGCTCGACGCCCGCCAGCTCTGGGTGACCATCATCGGCATCTGCTACTTCTTCTTCTCCAACGTCTACACGCTGTCGGTGATCTTCGATGCCGATATGGAGAGCCCGGAGCACATCGCCGAGCGCCGCGCCCACGTGGTGGAGTTCGTCGTCAGGGGCGTGAAGGCCTGA
- a CDS encoding dihydrodipicolinate synthase family protein, whose translation MLDKTKLSASVRLPTAGGAIETYRLSVPRQFPEKVTGPLNRVALAAAHMVANPLADNDPWLTNAIDWDRTMAYRDYLWGLGLGVAEAMDTAQRGMGLDWAGALELIGRSVRQAKATPGAVVFSGAGTDHLDPASVRSLDEVIAAYEMQFEAIEALGGRIILMASRALARVAKGPDDYGKVYDRILSQAAQPVIIHWLGDMFDPALAGYWGTADLDAAMDTAVDVINRNAAKVDGVKISLLDKDKEIAMRRRLAPSVKMYTGDDFNYAELIAGDDQGYSHALLGIFDAIAPAAAGALSALAKGDLATFHDIFAPTVPLSRHIFKAPTRFYKTGVVFVAYLNGHQDHFTMVGGQESTRSTQHLAELFRLADAAGILRDPERAAARMAAVMATRGVA comes from the coding sequence ATGCTCGACAAGACCAAGCTTTCCGCCAGCGTGCGGCTGCCGACCGCCGGCGGCGCGATCGAGACCTATCGGCTCTCGGTGCCCCGCCAGTTCCCGGAAAAGGTGACCGGCCCACTCAACCGCGTGGCGCTGGCCGCCGCCCACATGGTGGCGAACCCGCTCGCCGACAACGATCCCTGGCTCACCAATGCCATCGACTGGGACCGGACCATGGCCTATCGCGATTATCTCTGGGGCCTCGGCCTCGGGGTGGCGGAGGCGATGGACACGGCGCAGCGCGGCATGGGCCTCGACTGGGCCGGCGCGCTGGAGCTGATCGGCCGCTCGGTGCGGCAGGCCAAGGCGACGCCCGGCGCCGTGGTGTTCTCGGGCGCCGGCACCGACCATCTCGACCCTGCCTCCGTGCGCAGCCTCGACGAGGTGATCGCGGCCTACGAGATGCAGTTCGAGGCCATCGAGGCGCTCGGCGGGCGCATCATCCTCATGGCCTCGCGGGCGCTCGCCCGCGTCGCCAAGGGGCCGGACGACTATGGCAAGGTCTATGACCGCATCCTGTCGCAGGCGGCGCAGCCGGTGATCATCCACTGGCTCGGTGACATGTTCGACCCGGCGCTCGCCGGCTATTGGGGCACGGCCGATCTCGACGCCGCCATGGACACGGCGGTGGACGTCATCAACCGCAACGCCGCCAAGGTCGACGGCGTGAAGATCTCCCTTCTCGACAAGGACAAGGAGATCGCCATGCGGCGTCGGCTCGCGCCCTCGGTGAAGATGTATACGGGCGACGACTTCAATTATGCGGAGCTGATCGCCGGCGACGACCAGGGCTATTCCCACGCCCTGCTCGGCATCTTCGACGCCATCGCACCGGCCGCGGCGGGCGCGCTCTCGGCGCTGGCGAAGGGCGATCTCGCCACCTTCCACGACATCTTCGCGCCGACCGTTCCGCTGTCGCGGCACATCTTCAAGGCGCCGACGCGCTTCTACAAGACGGGCGTGGTGTTCGTGGCCTATCTCAACGGCCACCAGGACCACTTCACCATGGTCGGCGGTCAGGAGAGCACGCGCTCGACGCAGCATCTCGCCGAGCTCTTCCGCCTCGCCGATGCAGCGGGCATCCTCAGGGATCCCGAGCGCGCCGCGGCGCGGATGGCGGCGGTCATGGCGACGCGCGGCGTGGCGTGA
- a CDS encoding enolase — MAPPRIRIVEAEAFERWTPFVRPFRFGAVTVEGAFQAFVRVVVEVEGHGRATGMTAELMPPKWFDKRAERSTDDTVRDLKASLAAAVAATRDLGSDTAFGHHANLQAAQADWAKAADATALSASFGVAQVDKAVLDGLSRALGQGFVSVLKANAVGLDNRLTPDLSEAAITSRLSALSPGRSIAIRHTVGLTDRITGADSLATEMDAADLRYFKIKLGGDPAADIDRLLAIAGLLEARGIDYRATVDANEQYQPDALSDLLARADAEPRLGGLMGRLLFIEQPFDRRVTFERPLPADVAARGVIIDEADDADDAFLRARALGYRGVSSKCCKGLYKALLNTVRAAAWNAGSTGGPAFLVSAEDLTCQAGLAVQQDSAFVAALGLTHVERNGHHYVDGFAEAPAAEAEAFLAAHPGLYARSDRIRLAVASGRLDLSTLDGPGFASAAMPDVASLSPLTTLSAQGLPA; from the coding sequence ATGGCGCCCCCTCGCATCCGCATTGTCGAGGCCGAGGCCTTCGAGCGCTGGACGCCCTTCGTCAGGCCGTTCCGCTTCGGCGCGGTGACGGTGGAAGGCGCCTTCCAGGCCTTCGTGCGCGTCGTCGTGGAGGTCGAGGGCCATGGCCGCGCCACCGGCATGACGGCCGAGCTCATGCCGCCCAAATGGTTCGACAAGCGGGCGGAGCGCAGCACCGACGACACGGTGCGGGACCTCAAGGCAAGCCTTGCCGCCGCGGTGGCGGCGACCCGCGACCTCGGCTCCGACACGGCCTTCGGCCACCACGCGAACCTCCAGGCGGCGCAAGCCGATTGGGCGAAGGCGGCGGATGCCACGGCGCTGTCGGCGTCGTTCGGCGTCGCGCAGGTCGACAAGGCGGTGCTTGACGGCCTGTCCCGGGCGCTGGGCCAGGGCTTCGTCTCCGTGCTGAAGGCCAATGCAGTCGGCCTCGACAACAGGCTGACCCCGGATCTCTCCGAGGCTGCCATCACCTCCCGGCTGTCGGCCCTTTCTCCCGGCCGTTCCATCGCCATTCGCCACACGGTGGGCCTCACCGACCGCATCACCGGAGCCGACAGCCTCGCCACCGAGATGGACGCGGCGGACCTCCGCTACTTCAAGATCAAGCTCGGCGGGGATCCTGCCGCCGATATCGACCGGCTGCTCGCCATCGCAGGCCTCCTGGAGGCGCGCGGTATCGACTATCGCGCCACCGTCGACGCCAACGAGCAATATCAGCCGGACGCCCTCTCCGACCTTCTCGCCCGGGCCGATGCCGAGCCGCGGCTCGGCGGTCTCATGGGGCGCCTGCTCTTCATCGAGCAGCCCTTCGACCGGCGCGTCACCTTCGAGCGGCCCCTGCCGGCGGATGTCGCCGCGCGCGGCGTCATCATCGACGAGGCGGATGATGCCGACGACGCCTTCCTGCGGGCGCGCGCGCTCGGCTATCGCGGCGTCTCGTCCAAGTGCTGCAAGGGCCTCTACAAGGCGCTCCTGAACACCGTGCGCGCCGCCGCGTGGAATGCCGGCAGCACCGGCGGCCCGGCTTTCCTCGTCTCGGCGGAGGACCTCACCTGCCAGGCCGGCCTTGCCGTCCAGCAGGACAGCGCCTTCGTGGCGGCGCTCGGGCTCACCCACGTGGAGCGCAACGGCCACCACTATGTCGACGGCTTCGCCGAGGCGCCCGCCGCCGAGGCGGAGGCCTTTCTCGCCGCTCATCCGGGCCTCTACGCCCGCTCGGACCGCATCCGCCTCGCGGTCGCGAGCGGACGGCTCGACCTCTCCACGCTGGACGGTCCCGGCTTCGCCAGCGCGGCGATGCCGGATGTCGCCAGCCTTTCCCCTCTCACCACCCTCTCCGCACAAGGACTACCCGCATGA
- a CDS encoding sugar phosphate isomerase/epimerase family protein: protein MRLSLCNEVLAPLDLARQCAFARAVGYDGLEIAPFTLGEEPHRLSATAIAEARRTVEDHGLAVTGLHWLLVAPPGLSIVSPDAGLRSRTRDVILGLLDLAAGLGARILVHGSPAQRRPATGEGTDVAFGRARDLFASLTEEIAARGLIYCIEPLAPPDNVFIETVAEAVRLVEAVGHPAFRTMIDTSAASAREAEPVADLIRRWMPTGHIAHVQLNDANRRGPGEGRDRFAPVLRALRETGYGGDIAIEPFIYEPDGPACAARAAGYVRGLLEALDAET, encoded by the coding sequence ATGCGCCTCTCCCTCTGCAACGAGGTGCTCGCGCCCTTGGACCTCGCCCGGCAATGCGCCTTCGCCCGGGCCGTCGGCTATGACGGCCTGGAGATCGCGCCCTTCACGCTGGGCGAGGAGCCACATCGCCTGTCGGCCACGGCCATCGCCGAGGCGCGGCGGACGGTCGAGGATCACGGCCTCGCCGTCACCGGGCTCCACTGGCTTCTGGTGGCGCCGCCCGGCCTCTCCATCGTTTCGCCCGATGCAGGGCTGCGCAGCCGGACCCGCGACGTCATCCTCGGCCTTCTCGATCTCGCCGCGGGTCTCGGCGCGCGCATTCTCGTCCATGGCTCGCCCGCCCAGCGCCGCCCGGCGACCGGGGAGGGGACGGATGTCGCCTTCGGACGCGCCCGCGACCTCTTTGCCAGCCTCACGGAGGAGATCGCCGCGCGCGGCCTCATCTATTGCATCGAGCCGCTGGCCCCGCCCGACAATGTCTTCATCGAGACGGTCGCGGAGGCCGTGCGGCTGGTCGAGGCCGTCGGCCATCCCGCCTTCCGCACCATGATCGACACCTCCGCCGCCTCCGCCCGCGAGGCTGAGCCGGTGGCCGATCTCATCCGCCGCTGGATGCCGACCGGCCACATCGCCCATGTCCAGCTGAACGATGCCAACCGCCGCGGCCCCGGCGAGGGGCGCGACCGCTTCGCCCCCGTTCTGCGGGCGCTGCGCGAGACAGGCTATGGCGGCGACATCGCCATCGAGCCCTTCATCTACGAGCCGGACGGACCGGCCTGCGCCGCGCGCGCCGCCGGCTATGTGCGTGGCCTCCTCGAGGCGCTGGACGCCGAAACATGA